The following coding sequences are from one Triticum aestivum cultivar Chinese Spring chromosome 5A, IWGSC CS RefSeq v2.1, whole genome shotgun sequence window:
- the LOC123107575 gene encoding probable leucine-rich repeat receptor-like protein kinase At1g35710, protein MASSTVPLPRLHRLLLPFALLLLLLLLASTQAEGRASPAAPPPPRCGASLRSQARALLHWKSAVEYSTHMGTWRDDGMYPCNWTGITCGDTRSRRGTTVKVIRAISLGGAGIAGRLDALSFQSLPYLVNLDLSDNYQLSGAIPSGIGSLTMLSTLNFSGGQLDGNIPPSICSLGRLTHMDLSINNLTGHIPPALGNLSRLAFLYLPGNRLSGSIPWQLGQLGSMRKMDLRWNVLSGHIPSSFANLTNLNYIDLSGNRLSGPIPEELGQVKTLQALSLAQNNLNSAIPPSLGNLTMLSFLYIYQNQHTGPIPVELGMLSSLIELDLSENHLTGSIPSSVAGNLTSLTYFSLWSNNITGFIPHEFGNLVNLEALLLSKNFIVGSIQSSIGNMSSLSQILINTNNISGGLPAELGNLVNLEIIDSYENQLSGPIPQSFGKLVSMREMRLFNNQLTGSLPSALPNLTSLVLIELNDNKLTGHLPDLCQSKMLQVFQVFNNKLDGPIPKGLRDCSSLTSLGIGNNQMEGDITEAFGVYPHLKSIGLYSNRFVGRLSPNWGSCQNLTSIYFANNMIEGSIPSELGELKNLGWLDLGFNRLNSEIPIEIGKLSSLYWMDLRNNQLSGQIPKQIGRLSNLEVLGLSSNLLSGEIPEEIGNCLKLRSLYMHNNSLSGSIPGSVGNLASLQSMFDLSMNSLSGPIPSELSKLEMMIYVNFSHNQFSGTIPSSIASMQSLSVFDVSYNFLEGSVPKGIHNASAQWFLHNKGLCGDLVGIPPCNLPLVDHRKRHENTVLSVILLMFVATISIATAVIAFLICRKKISQKTDDASKRDVFSVWSFDGRMAFEDIINATDNFDEKHCIGQGSYGSVYKAELQHEQVVAVKKLYPGDEDAHDEERFQHEIEMLTKIRHRSIVKLYGYCSHLRYRFLVCQFIEKGNLASILSNEELAIQFNWQRRTALIRDVAQALTYLHHDVQPPIIHRDITSRNILLDAGYKAFVSDFGIARMLKPDSSNLSALAGTYGYIAPECSYTSLVTEKCDVYSFGVVVLEVLMGRHPGDIQAFHSSLTDQFLLEEILDKRLPRPESEANDVKQCISVAFDCLTPSPKERPIMLKVYRDLSV, encoded by the exons ATGGCGAGTTCCACGGTGCCACTGCCACGGCTACATCGCctgcttctcccgtttgccctgctgctgctgcttcttctcctTGCTTCCACGCAAGCCGAGGGTCGCGCCTCGCctgcagcaccaccaccaccacgctgcgGCGCTTCGCTGAGATCCCAGGCCAGGGCGCTTCTCCACTGGAAATCAGCCGTCGAGTACTCCACGCACATGGGGACCTGGAGAGACGACGGCATGTACCCGTGCAACTGGACCGGCATCACCTGCGGCGACACTCGGTCACGCAGAGGAACCACCGTGAAGGTCATCAGAGCAATCTCCCTCGGCGGTGCCGGCATTGCAGGGCGGCTGGACGCCCTGAGTTTCCAGTCGCTCCCTTACCTCGTCAACCTCGACCTCAGCGACAATTACCAGCTCTCCGGCGCCATCCCTTCTGGCATCGGCTCTCTTACCATGCTTTCCACCCTCAACTTCTCCGGCGGTCAGCTCGACGGAAACATACCTCCGTCGATCTGCAGCCTTGGGAGGCTCACGCACATGGACCTCTCCATCAACAACCTCACCGGCCACATCCCTCCTGCCTTGGGTAATCTCTCAAGACTTGCTTTCCTTTATCTACCTGGGAATAGGCTCTCGGGTAGCATCCCATGGCAGCTCGGACAGCTTGGGAGCATGAGAAAGATGGATCTGAGATGGAATGTCCTTTCTGGCCACATACCATCCTCCTTTGCAAACCTGACAAACCTCAACTATATCGACCTTTCTGGTAATCGTCTGTCAGGACCTATACCTGAAGAGCTAGGCCAGGTCAAAACCCTGCAAGCACTATCCTTGGCACAAAACAACCTGAACAGTGCAATTCCGCCCTCCCTTGGAAACCTCACAATGCTCAGCTTCCTGTACATATATCAGAATCAGCACACCGGCCCGATCCCGGTAGAGCTTGGGATGCTCTCTAGCTTGATTGAGTTAGATTTGTCCGAAAACCATTTGACCGGCTCTATTCCTTCTAGTGTTGCTGGAAACCTTACTTCCTTGACCTATTTTTCTCTTTGGAGTAACAATATAACTGGATTCATCCCTCATGAGTTTGGAAATCTCGTGAATCTGGAAGCACTCTTACTCTCGAAAAATTTTATAGTTGGATCGATACAGTCAAGTATTGGGAACATGTCTTCACTCAGCCAAATACTAATAAATACAAATAATATCTCTGGGGGATTGCCGGCCGAGCTTGGGAATTTGGTAAATTTGGAAATAATTGATTCCTATGAAAACCAATTATCCGGCCCAATCCCTCAAAGTTTTGGGAAATTGGTGAGTATGAGAGAAATGAGACTGTTCAACAATCAGCTCACTGGCTCTTTGCCTTCAGCACTCCCCAACCTTACCAGTTTGGTCCTCATTGAACTGAATGACAACAAGCTGACCGGACACTTGCCAGATTTGTGCCAGAGTAAAATGCTACAGGTTTTCCAAGTTTTTAATAACAAATTGGATGGTCCTATCCCAAAAGGATTGAGGGATTGCAGTTCACTAACATCCCTCGGAATTGGCAACAATCAGATGGAGGGAGACATAACTGAAGCATTTGGGGTGTATCCACATCTCAAAAGCATTGGTTTGTATTCAAACAGGTTTGTAGGGCGACTCTCGCCAAATTGGGGCTCATGTCAAAATTTGACGAGTATTTATTTTGCAAACAACATGATAGAAGGTAGTATACCTTCTGAGCTTGGGGAGCTAAAAAATCTTGGATGGCTCGACCTCGGCTTCAATAGGTTGAATAGTGAGATACCCATAGAAATTGGCAAGTTAAGCAGCCTGTATTGGATGGACTTGAGAAACAATCAACTATCTGGCCAAATCCCTAAGCAAATTGGCAGACTGAGTAATCTTGAAGTTCTTGGTTTGTCAAGCAATCTGTTAAGTGGTGAAATACCAGAAGAGATCGGGAATTGTTTGAAACTGCGGTCATTATATATGCATAACAACAGCCTTAGTGGAAGTATTCCTGGAAGTGTGGGCAATTTAGCTTCCCTGCAAAGCATGTTTGATCTTAGTATGAATAGTCTCAGTGGACCAATACCATCAGAACTCAGCAAACTAGAGATGATGATCTATGTGAACTTCTCACACAACCAATTCAGCGGTACCATCCCTTCCTCGATTGCAAGCATGCAAAGCCTGTCAGTTTTTGATGTATCATACAACTTCCTAGAAGGCTCTGTCCCAAAGGGGATCCACAATGCATCAGCTCAATGGTTTCTTCACAACAAAGGTCTTTGCGGAGATCTTGTTGGCATACCCCCTTGTAATTTGCCCCTGGTGGATCATAGGAAAAGGCATGAAAATACTGTACTATCAGTCATTCTTCTTATGTTTGTTGCTACTATTTCGATAGCAACAGCTGTAATTGCATTTTTGATTTGCCGCAAGAAAATATCTCAAAAAACAGATGACGCGAGCAAAAGGGATGTATTCTCTGTGTGGAGCTTTGATGGCAGAATGGCATTTGAGGATATTATCAATGCAACTGATAATTTTGATGAGAAGCATTGCATTGGACAGGGATCATATGGCAGTGTTTATAAAGCAGAACTTCAACATGAACAAGTAGTTGCAGTAAAGAAGCTATATCCAGGCGATGAAGACGCACATGATGAAGAAAGATTCCAGCATGAGATCGAAATGTTAACAAAAATTCGCCATCGCAGCATCGTCAAGCTATATGGGTATTGTTCTCATCTGCGGTACAGGTTCCTTGTATGccagtttatagagaaaggaaatcTAGCTTCTATCTTAAGCAATGAAGAACTAGCAATCCAGTTCAACTGGCAAAGAAGGACCGCTCTCATAAGAGATGTTGCTCAAGCCCTCACATACCTCCATCATGATGTTCAGCCGCCCATAATTCATCGAGACATCACAAGCAGAAACATCTTACTAGATGCTGGTTACAAAGCATTTGTTTCGGATTTCGGTATTGCAAGAATGTTGAAACCTGATTCATCAAATTTGAGTGCACTAGCGGGGACCTATGGGTACATTGCACCTG AATGTTCCTACACTTCTCTAGTTACAGAGAAATGTGATGTGTATAGCTTTGGTGTGGTGGTGCTCGAGGTGTTGATGGGCAGACATCCAGGAGACATACAAGCTTTTCATTCTTCACTCACTGACCAATTTCTTCTGGAAGAAATTTTGGATAAACGACTTCCACGACCCGAAAGCGAGGCGAACGACGTGAAGCAGTGCATCTCTGTGGCATTTGATTGCCTAACTCCTTCACCCAAAGAAAGGCCAATTATGCTAAAAGTTTATCGAGATCTTTCTGTTTGA